From a region of the Syngnathus typhle isolate RoL2023-S1 ecotype Sweden linkage group LG12, RoL_Styp_1.0, whole genome shotgun sequence genome:
- the ncaph2 gene encoding condensin-2 complex subunit H2 isoform X2 yields MEGRFAHLLQPIRELIKNWDMDLAAELNDYLEELDDMCITLDEGETQLNFAEAALLIQGSACIYSKKVEMLHNLVFQTLDYIRDRKNKQSKEAVGREDVGTTAVHGHNADDDDFCELDIKTTDWVDKPEANARVKVVPLPPVSLIPPESRDKHKYPLISAKGEVVCSQKDFRINIFLPGHEDLIDLMLPSATSTPRQDAVMADDHESMVDLPEQSFLPAGAVEVQQEVDEYIDRQQGPSREQQQVVSMDAAARPAVWCPNPPLPVFNVLFQHNLWPLHDPYATLGADTPFQPGKNFKVPSGLDDKGKRKRQAVSPLQDFRTWFKQIYDLPERKLREGPACIDLGYIHRLRRKLSRFKRTNKEEVEDHALEEDLLEPEEAETQEKRQDRMDGLGERDLLDADEDNMEQEAFAAGDDVSGEAELTYEELVKLRVEQMMGNCREYTQETALSHRVQKWEEQIRPKLLWQEARAPLDIHEYSSKIVSALGGTGRRLAFSSIVHGLDSTEACRFLLASLHLANEYTVDIDSAASLEKSIDSMGLTLLSGLPK; encoded by the exons ATGGAGGGCCGATTCGCTCACCTGCTGCAGCCTATCAGGGAGCTAATCAAAAACTGGGACATGGACCTGGCGGCGGAGCTCAACGACTACCTGGAAGAG CTGGACGATATGTGCATTACGCTGGACGAAGGGGAAACCCAACTCAACTTTGCGGAGGCGGCACTGCTGATTCAAGGTTCTGCCTGCATCTACAGCAAGAAG GTGGAGATGCTGCATAATCTGGTCTTTCAAACATTGGACTACATTCGAGACAGGAAGAACAA GcaaagcaaagaagcggttgggCGTGAGGATGTCGGCACAACAGCGGTGCACGGGCACAATGCTGACGACGACGAC TTTTGCGAACTGGACATTAAAACAACTGACTGGGTGGACAAGCCGGAAGCCAACGCG CGGGTGAAGGTGGTTCCTCTCCCTCCGGTATCTCTGATTCCTCCTGAAAGTCGAGACAAGCACAAGTATCCTCTCATCAG TGCCAAAGGTGAGGTGGTGTGTAGCCAAAAGGACTTTCGCATCAATATTTTCCTGCCAGGACATGAGGACTTGATCGATCTGATGCTGCCCTCTGCCACGAGTACGCCTCGCCAGGATGCTG TCATGGCCGACGATCACGAGAGCATGGTTGACCTCCCCGAGCAGAGCTTTCTTCCTGCCGGCGCAGTGGAAGTGCAACAGGAAGTAGACGAGTACATCGACAGACAGCAG GGTCCAAGTCGAGAACAGCAGCAGGTTGTGTCCATGGATGCGGCGGCGCGCCCTGCTGTATGGTGCCCaaacccccccctccctgttTTCAACGTTCTGTTTCAACACAACTTGTGGCCACTTCATGACCCGTACGCCACACTGGGAGCAGACACACCTTTCCAGCCAG GAAAGAACTTCAAGGTTCCGTCCGGTTTGGACGACAAAGGCAAGAGGAAGCGTCAGGCTGTGTCGCCCCTTCAGGACTTCAGGACCTGGTTCaaacaaatat ATGACCTTCCAGAACGCAAGCTCAGAGAGGGACCCGCCTGCATCG ACCTCGGCTACATTCATCGCCTCAGAAGAAAGCTGAGTCGTTTTAAGAGAACCAACAAGGAAGAAGTTGAAGATCATGCTTTAGAGGAGGACCTTCTGGAGCCTGAGGAAGCAGAGACCCAAGAAAAGCGCCAGGATCGTATGGATGGACTCGGGGAGCGCGACCTTCTGG ATGCAGATGAAGACAACATGGAGCAGGAAGCGTTTGCGGCAGGAGATGACGTGTCTGGAG AAGCTGAGCTGACTTACGAGGAGTTGGTCAAGCTGCGAGTG gagcagatgaTGGGGAACTGTCGAGAATACACACAAGAGACTGCCTTGTCCCACCGTGTCCAAAAGTGGGAGGAGCAGATCCGTCCCAAGCTCCTTTGGCAG GAGGCGCGTGCACCATTAGACATCCATGAGTACAGTAGCAAGATTGTGTCAGCATTGGGCGGCACAGGTCGGCGTCTTGCCTTCTCGTCCATTGTGCACGGCTTGGACAGCACTGAAGCCTGCAGGTTCCTGCTGGCCTCCCTTCACCTG GCCAACGAGTACACGGTGGACATCGACAGCGCGGCAAGTTTGGAGAAGAGCATAGACTCGATGGGCTTGACGCTGCTCAGCGGGCTtccgaaataa
- the ncaph2 gene encoding condensin-2 complex subunit H2 isoform X1, producing the protein MEGRFAHLLQPIRELIKNWDMDLAAELNDYLEELDDMCITLDEGETQLNFAEAALLIQGSACIYSKKVEMLHNLVFQTLDYIRDRKNKQSKEAVGREDVGTTAVHGHNADDDDFCELDIKTTDWVDKPEANARVKVVPLPPVSLIPPESRDKHKYPLISAKGEVVCSQKDFRINIFLPGHEDLIDLMLPSATSTPRQDAVMADDHESMVDLPEQSFLPAGAVEVQQEVDEYIDRQQVGPSREQQQVVSMDAAARPAVWCPNPPLPVFNVLFQHNLWPLHDPYATLGADTPFQPGKNFKVPSGLDDKGKRKRQAVSPLQDFRTWFKQIYDLPERKLREGPACIDLGYIHRLRRKLSRFKRTNKEEVEDHALEEDLLEPEEAETQEKRQDRMDGLGERDLLDADEDNMEQEAFAAGDDVSGEAELTYEELVKLRVEQMMGNCREYTQETALSHRVQKWEEQIRPKLLWQEARAPLDIHEYSSKIVSALGGTGRRLAFSSIVHGLDSTEACRFLLASLHLANEYTVDIDSAASLEKSIDSMGLTLLSGLPK; encoded by the exons ATGGAGGGCCGATTCGCTCACCTGCTGCAGCCTATCAGGGAGCTAATCAAAAACTGGGACATGGACCTGGCGGCGGAGCTCAACGACTACCTGGAAGAG CTGGACGATATGTGCATTACGCTGGACGAAGGGGAAACCCAACTCAACTTTGCGGAGGCGGCACTGCTGATTCAAGGTTCTGCCTGCATCTACAGCAAGAAG GTGGAGATGCTGCATAATCTGGTCTTTCAAACATTGGACTACATTCGAGACAGGAAGAACAA GcaaagcaaagaagcggttgggCGTGAGGATGTCGGCACAACAGCGGTGCACGGGCACAATGCTGACGACGACGAC TTTTGCGAACTGGACATTAAAACAACTGACTGGGTGGACAAGCCGGAAGCCAACGCG CGGGTGAAGGTGGTTCCTCTCCCTCCGGTATCTCTGATTCCTCCTGAAAGTCGAGACAAGCACAAGTATCCTCTCATCAG TGCCAAAGGTGAGGTGGTGTGTAGCCAAAAGGACTTTCGCATCAATATTTTCCTGCCAGGACATGAGGACTTGATCGATCTGATGCTGCCCTCTGCCACGAGTACGCCTCGCCAGGATGCTG TCATGGCCGACGATCACGAGAGCATGGTTGACCTCCCCGAGCAGAGCTTTCTTCCTGCCGGCGCAGTGGAAGTGCAACAGGAAGTAGACGAGTACATCGACAGACAGCAGGTC GGTCCAAGTCGAGAACAGCAGCAGGTTGTGTCCATGGATGCGGCGGCGCGCCCTGCTGTATGGTGCCCaaacccccccctccctgttTTCAACGTTCTGTTTCAACACAACTTGTGGCCACTTCATGACCCGTACGCCACACTGGGAGCAGACACACCTTTCCAGCCAG GAAAGAACTTCAAGGTTCCGTCCGGTTTGGACGACAAAGGCAAGAGGAAGCGTCAGGCTGTGTCGCCCCTTCAGGACTTCAGGACCTGGTTCaaacaaatat ATGACCTTCCAGAACGCAAGCTCAGAGAGGGACCCGCCTGCATCG ACCTCGGCTACATTCATCGCCTCAGAAGAAAGCTGAGTCGTTTTAAGAGAACCAACAAGGAAGAAGTTGAAGATCATGCTTTAGAGGAGGACCTTCTGGAGCCTGAGGAAGCAGAGACCCAAGAAAAGCGCCAGGATCGTATGGATGGACTCGGGGAGCGCGACCTTCTGG ATGCAGATGAAGACAACATGGAGCAGGAAGCGTTTGCGGCAGGAGATGACGTGTCTGGAG AAGCTGAGCTGACTTACGAGGAGTTGGTCAAGCTGCGAGTG gagcagatgaTGGGGAACTGTCGAGAATACACACAAGAGACTGCCTTGTCCCACCGTGTCCAAAAGTGGGAGGAGCAGATCCGTCCCAAGCTCCTTTGGCAG GAGGCGCGTGCACCATTAGACATCCATGAGTACAGTAGCAAGATTGTGTCAGCATTGGGCGGCACAGGTCGGCGTCTTGCCTTCTCGTCCATTGTGCACGGCTTGGACAGCACTGAAGCCTGCAGGTTCCTGCTGGCCTCCCTTCACCTG GCCAACGAGTACACGGTGGACATCGACAGCGCGGCAAGTTTGGAGAAGAGCATAGACTCGATGGGCTTGACGCTGCTCAGCGGGCTtccgaaataa
- the ncaph2 gene encoding condensin-2 complex subunit H2 isoform X3, translated as MEGRFAHLLQPIRELIKNWDMDLAAELNDYLEELDDMCITLDEGETQLNFAEAALLIQGSACIYSKKVEMLHNLVFQTLDYIRDRKNKQSKEAVGREDVGTTAVHGHNADDDDFCELDIKTTDWVDKPEANARVKVVPLPPVSLIPPESRDKHKYPLISAKGEVVCSQKDFRINIFLPGHEDLIDLMLPSATSTPRQDAVMADDHESMVDLPEQSFLPAGAVEVQQEVDEYIDRQVQVENSSRLCPWMRRRALLYGAQTPPSLFSTFCFNTTCGHFMTRTPHWEQTHLSSQERTSRFRPVWTTKARGSVRLCRPFRTSGPDDLPERKLREGPACIDLGYIHRLRRKLSRFKRTNKEEVEDHALEEDLLEPEEAETQEKRQDRMDGLGERDLLDADEDNMEQEAFAAGDDVSGEAELTYEELVKLRVEQMMGNCREYTQETALSHRVQKWEEQIRPKLLWQEARAPLDIHEYSSKIVSALGGTGRRLAFSSIVHGLDSTEACRFLLASLHLANEYTVDIDSAASLEKSIDSMGLTLLSGLPK; from the exons ATGGAGGGCCGATTCGCTCACCTGCTGCAGCCTATCAGGGAGCTAATCAAAAACTGGGACATGGACCTGGCGGCGGAGCTCAACGACTACCTGGAAGAG CTGGACGATATGTGCATTACGCTGGACGAAGGGGAAACCCAACTCAACTTTGCGGAGGCGGCACTGCTGATTCAAGGTTCTGCCTGCATCTACAGCAAGAAG GTGGAGATGCTGCATAATCTGGTCTTTCAAACATTGGACTACATTCGAGACAGGAAGAACAA GcaaagcaaagaagcggttgggCGTGAGGATGTCGGCACAACAGCGGTGCACGGGCACAATGCTGACGACGACGAC TTTTGCGAACTGGACATTAAAACAACTGACTGGGTGGACAAGCCGGAAGCCAACGCG CGGGTGAAGGTGGTTCCTCTCCCTCCGGTATCTCTGATTCCTCCTGAAAGTCGAGACAAGCACAAGTATCCTCTCATCAG TGCCAAAGGTGAGGTGGTGTGTAGCCAAAAGGACTTTCGCATCAATATTTTCCTGCCAGGACATGAGGACTTGATCGATCTGATGCTGCCCTCTGCCACGAGTACGCCTCGCCAGGATGCTG TCATGGCCGACGATCACGAGAGCATGGTTGACCTCCCCGAGCAGAGCTTTCTTCCTGCCGGCGCAGTGGAAGTGCAACAGGAAGTAGACGAGTACATCGACAGACA GGTCCAAGTCGAGAACAGCAGCAGGTTGTGTCCATGGATGCGGCGGCGCGCCCTGCTGTATGGTGCCCaaacccccccctccctgttTTCAACGTTCTGTTTCAACACAACTTGTGGCCACTTCATGACCCGTACGCCACACTGGGAGCAGACACACCTTTCCAGCCAG GAAAGAACTTCAAGGTTCCGTCCGGTTTGGACGACAAAGGCAAGAGGAAGCGTCAGGCTGTGTCGCCCCTTCAGGACTTCAGGACCTG ATGACCTTCCAGAACGCAAGCTCAGAGAGGGACCCGCCTGCATCG ACCTCGGCTACATTCATCGCCTCAGAAGAAAGCTGAGTCGTTTTAAGAGAACCAACAAGGAAGAAGTTGAAGATCATGCTTTAGAGGAGGACCTTCTGGAGCCTGAGGAAGCAGAGACCCAAGAAAAGCGCCAGGATCGTATGGATGGACTCGGGGAGCGCGACCTTCTGG ATGCAGATGAAGACAACATGGAGCAGGAAGCGTTTGCGGCAGGAGATGACGTGTCTGGAG AAGCTGAGCTGACTTACGAGGAGTTGGTCAAGCTGCGAGTG gagcagatgaTGGGGAACTGTCGAGAATACACACAAGAGACTGCCTTGTCCCACCGTGTCCAAAAGTGGGAGGAGCAGATCCGTCCCAAGCTCCTTTGGCAG GAGGCGCGTGCACCATTAGACATCCATGAGTACAGTAGCAAGATTGTGTCAGCATTGGGCGGCACAGGTCGGCGTCTTGCCTTCTCGTCCATTGTGCACGGCTTGGACAGCACTGAAGCCTGCAGGTTCCTGCTGGCCTCCCTTCACCTG GCCAACGAGTACACGGTGGACATCGACAGCGCGGCAAGTTTGGAGAAGAGCATAGACTCGATGGGCTTGACGCTGCTCAGCGGGCTtccgaaataa